The Actinomadura sp. WMMB 499 genome includes a window with the following:
- a CDS encoding amidohydrolase family protein has protein sequence MTQSTPELNWLISVDDHVLEPGHLWQRWLPEKHRERGPRLEIDADGKGTWTYLDFQMRASGLSACIGRDKSSFSPEPLGYNEMRPGCYDPVARAEDMNEAGILASMTFPTFPAFCGQTFYRGSDKELGLACIEAYNNWMIDEWCAAAPGRYIPLTLIPLWDPQKAAAEVRRVADRGVRAVAFSENPEPLGLPTINDPDRYWDPFFAAAEECGVVICMHVGSSSQIPSINKDTSFMANLSWGAVRTSGTMLDWLFSGVFERFPNLKISLAEGNIGWIPYFLERAEQVIDKQRYWVQRGVDYDPGKGSKQERKDDGAQSIDYLNFDIRQSFRDHVYGCFIDDIAGLRNLELIGEDNVMIETDYPHSDSTWPHSIKLAQERLGGLPAETQYKILRGNAERLFQFTPADTAALPAPGGAA, from the coding sequence ATGACGCAATCGACACCCGAGCTGAACTGGCTGATCTCCGTCGACGACCACGTCCTCGAGCCGGGCCACCTGTGGCAGCGGTGGCTGCCCGAGAAGCACCGCGAGCGCGGCCCGCGCCTCGAGATCGACGCGGACGGCAAGGGCACCTGGACCTACCTCGACTTCCAGATGCGCGCGAGCGGGCTGTCCGCGTGCATCGGCCGGGACAAGAGCAGCTTCAGCCCCGAGCCGCTCGGCTACAACGAGATGCGGCCCGGCTGCTACGACCCGGTCGCCCGCGCGGAGGACATGAACGAGGCCGGGATCCTTGCCTCGATGACGTTCCCGACGTTCCCCGCCTTCTGCGGGCAGACGTTCTACCGGGGCTCGGACAAGGAGCTCGGCCTCGCCTGCATCGAGGCGTACAACAACTGGATGATCGACGAGTGGTGCGCGGCGGCGCCCGGCCGGTACATCCCGCTCACCCTCATCCCGCTGTGGGACCCGCAGAAGGCCGCCGCGGAGGTGCGGCGGGTCGCCGACCGCGGCGTGCGCGCGGTCGCGTTCAGCGAGAACCCCGAGCCGCTCGGGCTGCCCACGATCAACGACCCGGACCGCTACTGGGACCCGTTCTTCGCGGCCGCCGAGGAGTGCGGCGTCGTCATCTGCATGCACGTCGGCTCGTCGTCGCAGATCCCGTCCATCAACAAGGACACGTCCTTCATGGCGAACCTGTCGTGGGGCGCGGTGCGGACGTCCGGCACGATGCTCGACTGGCTGTTCAGCGGCGTGTTCGAGCGGTTCCCGAACCTCAAGATCTCGCTCGCCGAGGGCAACATCGGCTGGATCCCCTACTTCCTGGAGCGGGCCGAGCAGGTCATCGACAAGCAGCGGTACTGGGTGCAGCGCGGCGTCGACTACGACCCCGGCAAGGGCAGCAAGCAGGAGCGCAAGGACGACGGCGCCCAGTCGATCGACTACCTGAACTTCGACATCCGGCAGTCGTTCCGCGACCACGTCTACGGCTGCTTCATCGACGACATCGCGGGGCTGCGCAACCTCGAGCTGATCGGCGAGGACAACGTGATGATCGAGACCGACTACCCGCACTCGGACTCGACCTGGCCGCACTCGATCAAGCTCGCCCAGGAGCGGCTCGGGGGCCTGCCCGCCGAGACGCAGTACAAGATCCTGCGGGGGAACGCCGAGCGGCTGTTCCAGTTCACCCCGGCCGACACCGCCGCGCTCCCGGCCCCCGGCGGGGCGGCGTGA
- a CDS encoding MFS transporter, giving the protein MTTTPDRPPPGGAPRRAAAGRGATGLVVALVAIEIFAVFETAMALAAIPTFMRVFEADSAAVGWTGTAYLLVGAVSAATAGRLGDIFGRRNVLVAVLAIAAVGSLISVLATSLWLVVLGRGVQGMAAGALPLSFGLVRELLPERRVPFVMSLLGGVVPVCTGAGSLLAGVLIDHGGWRNMFVAATAMGVAATLIALFGLPRTRGIAPRPRVDVVGAVLLAPAVGGILLGVSQSEDWGWGDPRVSIAILLGVAVLLSWVWWERRVREPLVNIALFRHRKVALATAAAFMVGAGPMGAVSILSHMVLQLPESAPVGLGLSPTDAGYVLFVVAIVAYAGAIASGRIAQKMGARPCLVLGTLIYALGIFLWMFMDKSLIGTMFCLCLTGLANGFALTALPILVVEAVPVKHTGEATGVNRVTLNTGVACGLAITSVILATSTVEGTHMPTEGSLVTTIVIFTVLSLAGTVLALFIRGGRPAPAATDEPEASPVKV; this is encoded by the coding sequence TTGACCACCACCCCCGACCGTCCCCCGCCGGGCGGGGCCCCGCGGCGGGCCGCCGCCGGGCGCGGCGCCACCGGCCTCGTCGTGGCTCTGGTCGCCATCGAGATCTTCGCGGTGTTCGAGACCGCGATGGCGCTCGCCGCCATCCCGACGTTCATGCGGGTCTTCGAGGCCGACTCCGCGGCGGTCGGCTGGACCGGGACGGCCTACCTGCTGGTCGGCGCGGTCTCGGCCGCGACCGCCGGACGGCTCGGCGACATCTTCGGCCGCCGCAACGTGCTCGTCGCGGTGCTGGCGATCGCGGCGGTCGGCTCGCTGATCAGCGTCCTGGCCACCTCGCTGTGGCTGGTGGTCCTCGGCCGCGGGGTGCAGGGGATGGCGGCCGGCGCGCTGCCGCTGTCGTTCGGGCTCGTCCGCGAGCTGCTGCCCGAACGCCGCGTCCCGTTCGTCATGTCGCTGCTCGGCGGCGTGGTGCCGGTCTGCACCGGGGCCGGCTCGCTGCTCGCGGGCGTGCTCATCGACCACGGCGGCTGGCGCAACATGTTCGTCGCGGCCACCGCCATGGGCGTCGCCGCCACCCTGATCGCGCTGTTCGGGCTGCCGCGCACCCGCGGCATCGCGCCCCGGCCGCGGGTCGACGTGGTCGGCGCCGTGCTGCTCGCCCCGGCGGTCGGCGGCATCCTGCTCGGGGTCAGCCAGAGCGAGGACTGGGGCTGGGGCGACCCGCGGGTGAGCATCGCGATCCTGCTCGGCGTCGCGGTGCTGCTCTCCTGGGTCTGGTGGGAGCGGCGGGTGCGCGAGCCGCTCGTGAACATCGCGCTGTTCCGCCACCGGAAGGTGGCGCTGGCGACCGCCGCCGCGTTCATGGTGGGCGCCGGGCCGATGGGCGCGGTCTCCATCCTGTCGCACATGGTCCTGCAGCTGCCCGAGAGCGCCCCGGTCGGCCTCGGACTGTCCCCGACCGACGCCGGGTACGTGCTGTTCGTCGTCGCGATCGTGGCCTACGCGGGGGCCATCGCGAGCGGGCGGATCGCGCAGAAGATGGGCGCGCGGCCGTGCCTCGTCCTCGGCACCCTCATCTACGCCCTGGGCATCTTCCTCTGGATGTTCATGGACAAGTCCCTCATCGGGACCATGTTCTGCCTGTGCCTCACCGGGCTCGCCAACGGCTTCGCCCTCACCGCGCTGCCGATCCTGGTCGTCGAGGCGGTGCCGGTGAAGCACACCGGCGAGGCCACCGGCGTCAACCGCGTCACCCTCAACACCGGCGTCGCCTGCGGCCTCGCGATCACCTCGGTGATCCTGGCGACCTCGACCGTCGAGGGCACCCACATGCCGACCGAGGGCTCCCTGGTCACCACGATCGTGATCTTCACCGTCCTGTCGCTGGCCGGCACCGTCCTCGCGCTGTTCATCCGCGGCGGACGGCCGGCGCCGGCGGCGACGGACGAACCGGAGGCGAGCCCCGTGAAGGTCTGA
- a CDS encoding cytochrome P450, which yields MLDEIARLDPVKIRTLFDTGGEYRRARSGGDFAVDFHAGLRRARETGPVHTGTVEEALGLPHPAPIAGRAKPPAVFSAFDYDTVNTVFRDPETFSSEAMQSTFETFGRNILGMGGAEHSRHRAVVQPSFNRNMMQWWSDRWIDDLTRTLLDRVEARGSADLNVEFCALLPLLTITGSFGVGMDDTLRLRELIEQMIGATVERDDRIAAAAEAGEILGPVIADRRTTPRDDLISKLLQGTIRDEDGTRRGLTDAEILAFARLILTAGSGTTWRQLGITLWALLNAPDQLDAVRRDRSLVRNAIEESLRWEVTDPTFYRTATRDTELGGVAIPAGSRVALCLTAANHDPKRWEDPERFDVHRPLRPHLSFAGGPHVCLGMHLARAEMSVALNAILDRLPNLRWAPGTERPVLMGLHWRGPSELPVVFG from the coding sequence ATGCTAGACGAGATCGCCCGGCTCGACCCGGTGAAGATCCGCACCCTGTTCGACACCGGCGGCGAGTACCGGCGGGCCAGGTCCGGCGGCGACTTCGCCGTCGACTTCCACGCCGGGCTGCGCCGCGCCCGCGAGACCGGCCCCGTCCACACGGGCACCGTCGAGGAGGCGCTCGGCCTCCCGCACCCCGCGCCGATCGCCGGACGGGCCAAGCCCCCGGCCGTCTTCTCGGCGTTCGACTACGACACCGTCAACACCGTGTTCCGCGACCCCGAGACGTTCAGCTCGGAGGCGATGCAGAGCACCTTCGAGACGTTCGGCCGCAACATCCTCGGGATGGGCGGCGCCGAGCACTCCCGCCACCGCGCGGTCGTCCAGCCCTCCTTCAACCGCAACATGATGCAGTGGTGGTCCGACCGGTGGATCGACGACCTCACCCGCACCCTGCTCGACCGCGTCGAGGCGCGCGGCTCCGCCGACCTCAACGTCGAGTTCTGCGCCCTCCTCCCGCTGCTGACGATCACCGGCAGCTTCGGCGTCGGCATGGACGACACGCTGCGGCTGCGCGAGCTGATCGAGCAGATGATCGGCGCCACCGTCGAGCGCGACGACCGGATCGCCGCCGCCGCCGAGGCCGGCGAGATCCTCGGCCCGGTCATCGCCGACCGCCGCACCACCCCCCGCGACGACCTCATCAGCAAGCTCCTGCAGGGGACGATCCGCGACGAGGACGGCACCCGCCGCGGCCTCACCGACGCCGAGATCCTCGCGTTCGCCCGGCTGATCCTCACCGCCGGCTCCGGCACCACCTGGCGGCAGCTCGGCATCACCCTGTGGGCCCTGCTGAACGCCCCCGACCAGCTCGACGCCGTCCGCCGCGACCGCTCCCTCGTCCGCAACGCCATCGAGGAGTCGCTGCGCTGGGAGGTCACCGACCCGACCTTCTACCGCACCGCCACCCGCGACACCGAACTCGGCGGCGTCGCCATCCCCGCGGGTTCCCGCGTCGCGCTCTGCCTCACCGCCGCCAACCACGACCCGAAACGCTGGGAGGACCCCGAACGGTTCGACGTGCACCGCCCGCTCCGCCCGCACCTCTCGTTCGCCGGCGGCCCCCACGTGTGCCTCGGCATGCACCTGGCCCGCGCCGAGATGAGCGTCGCACTGAACGCGATCCTCGACCGGCTGCCGAACCTGAGGTGGGCCCCGGGCACGGAACGTCCCGTCCTGATGGGCCTGCACTGGCGCGGCCCCAGCGAGCTGCCGGTGGTGTTCGGATGA
- a CDS encoding CaiB/BaiF CoA-transferase family protein — protein sequence MSPAEREQPVFEGVRVLEVAQWTFAPAAAAVLADFGASVLKIEDPVTGDPQRGLASSGVVPSVNGINIVTAQTNRGKRSLGLNLRDPRGRELLMELVDHADVFVTNFRGPARKRLGFDEDTVRARNPRIVYARATGQGPRGEDADKGGYDFTAYWMRGGIASALTAPDADRPLPQPPAFGDKAGAMNLAFGIAAALFRRERTGEGALVDVSLLGTALWQHSSAILYSWGLEREFPVQSGRSANPIARGYRTADGRWIALMMIESDRWWPDLCRAVDRPELAADERFADAKARTANYDACVAELEAVFAARTLDQWRDRFAGFSAPWEILRTMQETADDPQVTANGYAVPVDHDGTDVRLMSAPVQFDERVPELSRAPEHAEHSEEVLLELGYDWEAIIALKDGEVI from the coding sequence ATGAGCCCGGCCGAGCGGGAGCAGCCCGTCTTCGAGGGCGTCCGGGTGCTGGAGGTCGCGCAGTGGACGTTCGCGCCCGCGGCCGCCGCGGTGCTGGCGGACTTCGGCGCGTCCGTACTCAAGATCGAGGACCCGGTCACCGGCGACCCGCAGCGCGGGCTCGCGTCGTCCGGGGTCGTCCCGTCGGTCAACGGGATCAACATCGTCACCGCGCAGACCAACCGCGGCAAGCGCAGCCTCGGCCTCAACCTGCGCGACCCGCGCGGGCGCGAGCTGCTGATGGAGCTCGTCGACCACGCGGACGTCTTCGTCACGAACTTCCGGGGCCCCGCCAGGAAGCGGCTCGGCTTCGACGAGGACACGGTGCGGGCGCGCAACCCGCGCATCGTGTACGCCCGCGCCACCGGGCAGGGCCCGCGCGGCGAGGACGCCGACAAGGGCGGCTACGACTTCACCGCGTACTGGATGCGCGGCGGGATCGCGTCCGCGCTGACCGCGCCCGACGCCGATCGCCCGCTGCCGCAGCCGCCCGCGTTCGGCGACAAGGCCGGGGCGATGAACCTGGCGTTCGGGATCGCCGCCGCGCTGTTCCGCCGCGAGCGGACGGGCGAGGGCGCGCTCGTGGACGTGTCCCTGCTGGGCACCGCGCTGTGGCAGCACTCGAGCGCGATCCTCTACAGCTGGGGCCTCGAGAGGGAGTTCCCCGTGCAGTCCGGACGCTCGGCGAACCCGATCGCGCGCGGCTACCGGACGGCGGACGGGCGCTGGATCGCGCTGATGATGATCGAGTCCGACCGCTGGTGGCCGGACCTGTGCCGCGCCGTGGACCGGCCGGAGCTGGCCGCCGACGAGCGGTTCGCCGACGCGAAGGCGCGCACCGCGAACTACGACGCGTGCGTCGCCGAGCTCGAGGCCGTCTTCGCCGCCCGGACCCTCGACCAGTGGCGGGACCGGTTCGCCGGCTTCTCCGCGCCCTGGGAGATCCTGCGGACGATGCAGGAGACCGCGGACGATCCGCAGGTCACGGCGAACGGGTACGCCGTCCCCGTCGACCACGACGGCACCGACGTGCGGCTGATGAGCGCTCCCGTGCAGTTCGACGAGCGCGTTCCCGAACTGTCCCGCGCCCCCGAGCACGCCGAGCACTCCGAGGAGGTGCTGCTCGAGCTCGGCTACGACTGGGAGGCGATCATCGCGCTCAAGGACGGCGAGGTGATCTGA
- a CDS encoding thiolase family protein — MTGAAIVGLGMTEQGRRLGISTRELRRRAIDAALADAGVPRERVDTVICFGAMPEDLRYAGLSPRSSFALMSGGATPALSVVVAAGLVASGQAEYVVSVYGEAFTGATPRLEPNHGGGGRSDIGGYSYGYPYLYGLVGPGAVYAMAARRYLDVHGATSADLAEVAVVERGYGSVRPGAVGFGEPITVADHQASRMIVDPLRLLDCSRPTDGGVAIVVTSAERAADCAGAPVSVLGAGTGHNIANWWDGTMAGRFGALPDAAPRAFGQAGVGPGDIDVAQLYAPFTIATLMQLEEYGFCGEGEGPAFVRDGHTGPGGSLPTNTGGGQHSGFYATGFTPLSEGIMQIRGDAPTNQVPGAELCLVSGSGGNGGVHGSWAHVSLVLGRAR, encoded by the coding sequence GTGACCGGCGCCGCCATCGTGGGGCTCGGCATGACCGAGCAGGGACGCCGGCTCGGGATCTCCACCCGGGAGCTGCGGCGGCGGGCGATCGACGCCGCGCTGGCGGACGCGGGCGTCCCGCGCGAGCGGGTCGACACCGTCATCTGCTTCGGCGCGATGCCCGAGGACCTGCGCTACGCGGGGCTGTCGCCGCGCTCGTCGTTCGCGCTGATGTCGGGCGGCGCGACGCCCGCGCTGTCGGTGGTCGTCGCGGCCGGGCTCGTCGCGAGCGGGCAGGCCGAGTACGTCGTCAGCGTCTACGGCGAGGCGTTCACCGGCGCCACGCCCCGGCTGGAGCCGAACCACGGTGGCGGCGGCAGATCGGACATCGGCGGGTACAGCTACGGCTACCCGTACCTGTACGGGCTGGTCGGACCGGGCGCGGTCTACGCGATGGCGGCCCGCCGGTACCTGGACGTCCACGGCGCGACCTCGGCGGACCTCGCCGAGGTCGCGGTCGTGGAGCGCGGCTACGGCAGCGTCCGGCCGGGCGCGGTCGGGTTCGGCGAGCCGATCACGGTCGCCGACCACCAGGCGTCCCGGATGATCGTCGACCCGCTGCGGCTGCTGGACTGCTCCCGCCCGACCGACGGCGGCGTCGCGATCGTCGTCACGTCGGCGGAGCGGGCCGCGGACTGCGCGGGCGCGCCCGTCTCCGTCCTCGGCGCGGGCACCGGGCACAACATCGCGAACTGGTGGGACGGGACGATGGCGGGACGGTTCGGCGCGCTGCCGGACGCGGCGCCGCGCGCGTTCGGCCAGGCGGGCGTCGGGCCGGGCGACATCGACGTCGCGCAGCTCTACGCGCCGTTCACGATCGCCACCCTGATGCAGCTCGAGGAGTACGGGTTCTGCGGGGAGGGCGAGGGCCCGGCGTTCGTCCGCGACGGGCACACCGGGCCGGGCGGGTCGCTGCCCACCAACACCGGGGGCGGGCAGCACTCCGGGTTCTACGCGACGGGCTTCACCCCGCTGTCGGAGGGGATCATGCAGATTCGCGGCGACGCGCCGACGAACCAGGTGCCGGGCGCCGAGCTCTGCCTGGTGAGCGGCAGCGGCGGCAATGGGGGTGTGCACGGCTCGTGGGCGCACGTGTCGCTCGTCCTGGGGAGGGCCCGGTGA
- a CDS encoding TetR/AcrR family transcriptional regulator — MTLEPGWADRLERNATARPRPGTFVGPRAKLVTAGHRLLLERGDSSYTIEELVRVAGVAIKTFYRCFANKEEFLRTVFTSIVTESTPRIREHVMTTTDDPLERLRLAVARPLDWHRENEQLSRVIAHEHVRIAATSPETIAATGRTYEALMRDLIVDAAEAGLVSPADLDWDVHIITSTVTNSFLSLIIGMAEPPDRRLLADNVWRFCLTALRAPDTVLARPRPPLEPAPSLDGDRVDG, encoded by the coding sequence GTGACGTTGGAGCCAGGCTGGGCGGACCGCCTCGAGCGGAACGCGACCGCGCGGCCGCGACCGGGAACGTTCGTCGGCCCGCGGGCCAAGCTCGTCACCGCGGGCCACCGGCTGCTGCTCGAGCGCGGCGACTCGTCGTACACGATCGAGGAGCTCGTCCGCGTCGCGGGCGTCGCGATCAAGACGTTCTACCGGTGCTTCGCCAACAAGGAGGAGTTCCTGCGGACGGTCTTCACCTCGATCGTCACCGAGTCGACGCCGCGCATCCGCGAGCACGTCATGACCACCACCGACGATCCGCTGGAGCGGCTGCGCCTGGCGGTGGCCCGGCCGCTGGACTGGCACCGGGAGAACGAGCAGCTCAGCCGGGTGATCGCGCACGAGCACGTGCGCATCGCGGCGACCAGCCCGGAGACGATCGCCGCGACCGGCCGCACCTACGAGGCGCTGATGCGCGACCTGATCGTCGACGCGGCCGAGGCCGGGCTGGTGTCCCCGGCCGACCTGGACTGGGACGTCCACATCATCACCTCGACGGTGACGAACTCGTTCCTGTCGCTGATCATCGGCATGGCCGAGCCGCCCGACCGGCGGCTGCTCGCCGACAACGTCTGGCGGTTCTGCCTCACCGCGCTGCGCGCGCCCGACACCGTGCTCGCCCGCCCGCGACCGCCGCTGGAACCGGCGCCGTCACTTGACGGCGATCGGGTTGACGGGTGA
- a CDS encoding ferredoxin has product MSVDVTPGTCAGTGMCGFYAPNTFGLDDDGKVMLLDEAGDPSGDVRNAAEACPTRSIRVAD; this is encoded by the coding sequence ATGAGCGTCGACGTCACCCCCGGCACCTGCGCGGGCACCGGCATGTGCGGCTTCTACGCCCCGAACACCTTCGGGCTGGACGACGACGGAAAGGTCATGCTGCTCGACGAGGCGGGCGACCCGTCCGGCGACGTCCGCAACGCCGCCGAGGCGTGCCCCACCCGCTCCATCCGCGTCGCCGACTAG
- a CDS encoding Zn-ribbon domain-containing OB-fold protein gives MSGGRGPGERGAGVPRPYPGDVAPDAADAEFWAACRDGRYLIMRCGECGRAVWPAGACPLHGAAAMAWADASGRGTLVTWTVVHQRYATSFAGAPPNVALVELDEGALVHATVTGADRLEIGMRVEVAFEELDPDVTVPVFRPVPGADGANGPGGADGSDGAGGAGGGPR, from the coding sequence GTGAGCGGCGGGCGCGGACCGGGCGAGCGCGGCGCGGGGGTGCCGCGCCCGTACCCCGGGGACGTCGCGCCGGACGCGGCGGACGCGGAGTTCTGGGCGGCCTGCCGCGACGGCCGGTACCTGATCATGCGCTGCGGCGAGTGCGGGCGGGCGGTGTGGCCCGCCGGGGCGTGCCCGCTGCACGGCGCGGCGGCGATGGCGTGGGCGGACGCGAGCGGCCGCGGCACGCTCGTCACCTGGACGGTCGTGCACCAGCGGTACGCGACGTCGTTCGCCGGGGCGCCGCCGAACGTCGCGCTGGTGGAGCTGGACGAGGGCGCGCTCGTCCACGCGACCGTGACCGGCGCGGACCGGCTCGAGATCGGGATGCGGGTCGAGGTCGCCTTCGAGGAGCTCGACCCGGACGTCACCGTGCCGGTCTTCCGGCCGGTGCCCGGCGCGGACGGCGCGAACGGGCCGGGCGGCGCGGATGGGTCGGACGGCGCGGGCGGCGCGGGCGGCGGGCCGCGATAG
- a CDS encoding mycofactocin-coupled SDR family oxidoreductase, whose product MGQLDGKVAFITGAGRGQGRSHAVLLAEHGADVIAVDIGADIPTVPYPMATPDDLAETARLVEAAGRRCVTELADVRDITALNKALERGMAELGGVDIVLANAGVLHSDRTETTLEQAAARWDDAVGVMLTGVYNTLKVVQKPLVEQGRGGAIVITGSTAGLKGMTDGSGGMSGYNAAKHGVVGLAKGFARLLGQHNVRVNVVHPTAVDTFMINNPQSPMTSAGDSAALARVLPVDKLQPIDVSRAILWLVSDAAYAVTGVALPVEAGVSL is encoded by the coding sequence ATGGGCCAACTGGACGGCAAGGTCGCGTTCATCACCGGAGCGGGCCGCGGGCAGGGGCGCTCGCACGCGGTGCTGCTCGCCGAGCACGGCGCGGACGTGATCGCCGTCGACATCGGCGCCGACATCCCGACCGTCCCCTACCCGATGGCCACCCCCGACGACCTGGCCGAGACCGCCCGCCTGGTCGAGGCGGCCGGACGGCGCTGCGTGACCGAGCTCGCCGACGTCCGCGACATCACCGCGCTGAACAAGGCGCTGGAGCGCGGCATGGCCGAGCTCGGCGGCGTCGACATCGTCCTCGCCAACGCGGGCGTCCTGCACAGCGACCGCACCGAGACGACCCTCGAGCAGGCCGCGGCCCGCTGGGACGACGCCGTCGGCGTGATGCTCACCGGCGTCTACAACACCCTCAAGGTCGTGCAGAAGCCGCTCGTCGAGCAGGGCCGCGGCGGCGCCATCGTGATCACCGGCTCGACCGCCGGGCTGAAGGGCATGACGGACGGCTCCGGCGGCATGTCCGGCTACAACGCGGCCAAGCACGGTGTCGTCGGCCTGGCGAAGGGGTTCGCCCGGCTGCTCGGGCAGCACAACGTCCGCGTCAACGTGGTCCACCCGACCGCCGTCGACACCTTTATGATCAACAACCCGCAGTCGCCGATGACCAGCGCGGGCGACTCCGCCGCCCTCGCCCGGGTGCTGCCCGTCGACAAGCTCCAGCCGATCGACGTCAGCCGCGCGATCCTCTGGCTGGTCTCGGACGCCGCGTACGCGGTCACGGGCGTCGCGCTCCCGGTGGAAGCCGGCGTGAGCCTGTGA
- a CDS encoding aldehyde dehydrogenase family protein: MKPPSPYVDGARTGSGPPLRVENPADLSTVAELPTAEPADFERAVHAARRAFDPWAATPASDRAAAVLHFLDALEARRELLEDTIVAETGALVGSARTLHVSGAIAQARDAVRLHASMPAEEHNPVPLDALVSGGRVAASVLTWDPLGVVAAIPAYNVPLFLALWKVVPALLAGNTVVLRPSPLAPLAVLAAGDAADEAGFPPGVVNVLAEEGSAGAELLTTMPQVDAVSFTGSAAVGAAITAQAAPTHKRVMLELGGKSAAIYLPGAVDRAATGISIVMRAMAGQGCALQTRVLVPEHLKKQVLDEAAAAVAALRLGDPRDPATEVGPLISAAQVRRCTDHVAAARAHGGRVVTGGEARPDLGGHYFAPTVVDLVDTANPLAQEETFGPVVSVIGYRDADHAVALANDTVYGLSGAVYGPADEALALARRVRSGTVFVNGGYIGAFASSGGRRHSGDGRERGREGIRAYQQAKHVTAVSA; encoded by the coding sequence GTGAAGCCCCCGAGCCCCTACGTGGACGGCGCCCGCACCGGCTCCGGGCCGCCCCTGCGGGTCGAGAACCCCGCCGACCTGTCCACGGTCGCCGAGCTCCCCACCGCGGAGCCCGCCGACTTCGAACGGGCCGTGCACGCCGCCCGGCGCGCCTTCGACCCGTGGGCCGCGACGCCCGCGAGCGACCGCGCCGCCGCCGTCCTGCACTTCCTGGACGCACTCGAAGCGCGCCGCGAGCTCCTCGAGGACACGATCGTCGCCGAGACCGGCGCGCTCGTCGGCTCCGCCCGGACCCTGCACGTGAGCGGCGCGATCGCGCAGGCCCGCGACGCCGTCCGGCTGCACGCGTCGATGCCCGCCGAGGAGCACAACCCGGTCCCGCTGGACGCGCTGGTCAGCGGCGGCCGCGTCGCCGCGAGCGTCCTCACCTGGGACCCGCTCGGCGTGGTCGCCGCGATCCCCGCCTACAACGTGCCGCTGTTCCTCGCGCTCTGGAAGGTGGTCCCGGCGCTCCTCGCGGGCAACACCGTCGTGCTGCGGCCCAGCCCGCTCGCGCCGCTCGCCGTCCTCGCGGCCGGCGACGCCGCCGACGAGGCCGGCTTCCCGCCCGGAGTCGTGAACGTGCTGGCCGAGGAGGGCAGCGCGGGCGCCGAACTGCTGACGACGATGCCGCAGGTCGACGCCGTCTCGTTCACCGGCTCGGCCGCCGTCGGCGCGGCGATCACGGCGCAGGCGGCGCCCACGCACAAGCGCGTCATGCTCGAACTCGGCGGCAAGTCCGCCGCGATCTACCTGCCCGGCGCCGTCGACCGCGCCGCCACCGGGATCTCCATCGTCATGCGGGCGATGGCGGGCCAGGGCTGCGCCCTGCAGACCCGCGTGCTCGTCCCCGAGCACCTCAAGAAGCAGGTCCTGGACGAGGCCGCCGCGGCCGTCGCCGCGCTCCGCCTCGGCGACCCCCGCGACCCGGCCACCGAGGTCGGCCCCCTCATCAGCGCCGCCCAGGTGCGGCGCTGCACCGACCACGTCGCCGCCGCGCGGGCGCACGGCGGCCGGGTCGTCACCGGCGGCGAGGCGCGCCCCGACCTGGGCGGCCACTACTTCGCGCCCACCGTCGTCGACCTGGTCGACACCGCGAACCCCCTCGCTCAGGAGGAGACGTTCGGCCCGGTCGTCTCGGTGATCGGCTACCGCGACGCCGACCACGCCGTCGCGCTCGCCAACGACACCGTCTACGGGCTGTCCGGCGCCGTGTACGGGCCCGCCGACGAGGCGCTCGCCCTCGCCCGGCGCGTCCGCTCCGGCACCGTCTTCGTCAACGGCGGCTACATCGGCGCCTTCGCCTCCTCCGGCGGCCGCCGCCACAGCGGCGACGGGCGCGAGCGCGGCCGCGAGGGCATCCGGGCCTACCAGCAGGCCAAACACGTCACGGCCGTGAGCGCCTGA